The proteins below come from a single Anguilla rostrata isolate EN2019 chromosome 3, ASM1855537v3, whole genome shotgun sequence genomic window:
- the LOC135250046 gene encoding transmembrane O-methyltransferase homolog yields the protein MWLLAISLPLLPVIIVTVTRYWGGLGALYRHLLRVTPRLPWRPAVCARSAHGFVFQNCTHGRPESVLETFHLYARTHPSLSLGPERGELLDEVVRRVAPTWALELGTHCGYASVRILRLLPPTGRLLTVEHDATTADFGEEVILVAGFKHSQFQLLTCPSKDAIPRLRAHVGAEVLQLVLMDHDAGQYLPDLLALEREGLIGPGCVLLFSDAHLPAARGLLEHVAGRPQQYAARRQVHGLLELQRHLLDTPAPQSSARDPSLSD from the exons ATGTGGCTCCTGGCAATTTCACTGCCGTTGCTCCCAGTGATTATCGTCACGGTGACTCGTTACTGGGGCGGGCTGGGGGCCTTGTACCGGCACCTCCTGCGCGTGACGCCCAGGCTGCCATGGCGACCGGCCGTTTGCGCGCGGAGCGCCCACGGCTTCGTGTTCCAGAACTGCACTCACGGCCGGCCCGAGAGCGTCCTGGAGACCTTCCACCTGTACGCCCGGACgcacccctccctcagcctgggTCCAGAAAGAG GTGAGCTTCTGGATGAGGTGGTGCGGCGAGTAGCTCCGACATGGGCGTTGGAGTTGGGCACGCACTGCGGGTACGCGTCTGTCCGGATCCTGCGgctgctgccccctacaggccggCTGCTGACAGTGGAGCACGACGCCACCACCGCTGATTTTGGAGAGGAAGTCATTCTGGTGGCTGGATTTAAACACTCACAG TTCCAGCTGCTGACGTGCCCGTCGAAGGACGCCATCCCTCGCCTGCGCGCCCACGTGGGGGCGGAGGTCCTGCAGCTGGTGCTGATGGACCACGACGCGGGCCAGTACCTGCCCGACCTGCTGGCCCTGGAGCGGGAGGGCCTGATTGGCCCGGGCTGCGTCCTGCTCTTCAGCGACGCGCACCTCCCCGCCGCGCGCGGCCTCCTGGAGCACGTCGCCGGCAGGCCCCAGCAGTACGCCGCCCGCCGCCAGGTACACGgcctgctggagctgcagcgccacctgctggacacTCCCGCTCCTCAGAGCAGCGCGCGGGACCCGTCGCTATCTGACTGa